From the genome of Ectobacillus sp. JY-23, one region includes:
- a CDS encoding DUF2892 domain-containing protein, with amino-acid sequence MIYFNLKEKELFLVFKPNIGTLNALIRITAGLTMVTFAAIKLTRKPWCFSAKLSVVLGAMKVAEGIVRFCPVTEAFKLNKYMNLPMMSFMKKGHSNKQEAHKAHHDEPSHHDKKAYSASDKEIEADIAEAILGTKSF; translated from the coding sequence ATGATTTACTTCAACCTGAAGGAAAAGGAGCTGTTTCTCGTGTTCAAACCAAACATCGGCACGTTGAATGCGTTAATCCGCATTACAGCGGGATTAACAATGGTTACCTTTGCCGCTATTAAGTTAACGCGTAAACCTTGGTGCTTTTCCGCAAAGCTTTCTGTTGTATTAGGGGCAATGAAGGTTGCCGAGGGTATAGTGCGTTTCTGTCCAGTGACGGAAGCCTTTAAGCTTAACAAATACATGAATTTACCTATGATGAGCTTTATGAAAAAGGGACATTCTAATAAGCAAGAGGCACACAAAGCACATCATGATGAGCCTTCACATCATGATAAAAAAGCTTATAGTGCTTCAGATAAGGAAATTGAGGCTGACATAGCCGAAGCGATTTTGGGTACGAAATCATTTTGA
- a CDS encoding heptaprenylglyceryl phosphate synthase, with amino-acid sequence MYDIKQWKHVFKLDPNKELSEEDLEKICESGTDAILVGGSDGVTLDNVLFMLSSIRRYTVPCVLEVSSLEAVTPGFDYYYIPSVLNSRNPQWITGLHYEALKEFGDIMNWDEIFMEGYCVLNPDSKVAALTEANCTLSHDEVIAYARLADKLLRLPIFYLEYSGTYGDPELVKKVKRELESAHLYYGGGIATKEQAAEMARYADTVVVGNLIYTDVKEALRTVQAVKGE; translated from the coding sequence ATGTACGACATAAAACAATGGAAGCATGTGTTTAAGCTGGACCCGAATAAAGAGCTAAGTGAAGAAGATCTTGAAAAAATTTGTGAATCGGGAACAGATGCCATCCTTGTGGGCGGAAGTGACGGTGTAACATTGGATAATGTATTATTCATGCTATCAAGCATTCGCAGATATACAGTACCTTGTGTACTCGAGGTGTCATCTTTAGAGGCAGTCACACCCGGTTTTGACTACTACTACATTCCCTCCGTTTTGAACAGTCGTAATCCCCAGTGGATTACTGGTTTGCACTACGAAGCGTTAAAGGAATTCGGCGATATCATGAACTGGGACGAGATTTTTATGGAGGGATATTGTGTTCTAAATCCAGATTCTAAAGTCGCGGCATTAACAGAAGCAAATTGCACATTAAGTCATGATGAAGTAATTGCCTATGCGCGTTTAGCGGACAAGTTGCTGCGTTTACCGATTTTCTATCTGGAGTACAGTGGTACATACGGAGATCCCGAGCTTGTAAAAAAGGTAAAACGCGAGCTAGAATCCGCCCATTTATACTACGGCGGAGGCATCGCAACGAAGGAGCAGGCTGCAGAGATGGCTCGGTATGCGGATACGGTTGTGGTTGGCAATTTAATTTATACAGACGTAAAAGAGGCTTTGCGTACAGTGCAAGCGGTGAAAGGGGAGTGA